The Engystomops pustulosus chromosome 4, aEngPut4.maternal, whole genome shotgun sequence genome contains a region encoding:
- the LYSMD4 gene encoding lysM and putative peptidoglycan-binding domain-containing protein 4, whose translation MHFIKGPSHSFHPPTTVHSSRGSHVYTFTNGSADLDSSSEEELDIMELRARGGELQRRRASREKVSDIVLLEHTITESDNLNKLSLQYGCKVADIKRINNFLTEQDMYALKTIKIPVKVHSILTERHGEPKAHKGRSADSVDVVIESGDEASVTPTENGDLTRYFQEIDQNIEAAAQNQELFSESLDFGSSNHQISSTLRQKEPNPGADWGIRWWNAVCIMLLIGIVLPVFYILYYETWKGQEQPHSANFTLHVTPNKSVQLAAQMAGPLQDAQRPMDTGG comes from the exons ATGCACTTCATAAAGGGACCTTCTCACTCCTTTCATCCGCCGACTACGGTTCATTCATCTCGCGGAAGCCATGTTTACACATTCACTAATGGGTCAGCAGATCTGGACAGCTCCTCGGAAGAAGAACTCGACATCATGGAGCTGCGAGCAAGGGGAGGAGAGCTTCAGAGACGGCGAGCTTCAAGGGAGAAAGTGAGCGACATAGTTCTGCTGGAACACACCATTACAGAGAGTGACAACCTGAACAAACTGTCTCTGCAGTATGGCTGCAAG GTTGCAGATATTAAAAGGATAAATAACTTTCTGACAGAGCAGGACATGTATGCCCTAAAGACCATAAAGATTCCAGTCAAGGTTCACAGCATTTTAACAGAGCGGCACGGGGAGCCAAAAGCACATAAAGGTCGGTCAGCAGATTCTGTAGACGTGGTCATTGAGTCTGGCGATGAAGCATCGGTCACCCCAACGGAAAACGGAGATTTAACTCGTTACTTTCAGGAGATAGACCAGAACATTGAAGCTGCGGCTCAGAACCAAGAGCTGTTCAGTGAATCATTGGACTTTGGGTCTAGCAACCACCAGATCTCCTCCACCCTGAGGCAAAAAGAGCCCAATCCAGGAGCAGATTGGGGCATACGGTGGTGgaacgctgtgtgtattatgctttTAATTGGGATTGTTCTGCCAGTATTTTATATCCTTTACTATGAAACATGGAAAGGCCAAGAACAACCACATTCTGCCAATTTCACTCTCCATGTTACGCCAAACAAAAGTGTACAGTTGGCCGCTCAGATGGCAGGACCCTTACAGGATGCTCAGAGACCTATGGATACAGGAGGCTAA
- the RNF212 gene encoding probable E3 SUMO-protein ligase RNF212 has protein sequence MGERIGCNICFRKPGKENSRFVITNCGHVMCERCLRKGRNEVCGVCKNPCRTIILSNETDPEIKMLFMDISDLCKKFSKEFTQVVEFQASHRKRLLTYYKRKMAKLEETIKDLTQQLQSCSLRPSPTYSRLPSSNIVKNMDTTPVHSERQYSPSVSQLPSSQKTEFMDFSPSGPKNNSITALGPGRLTLISPPLNAFMGPYRSNTTERSSRPSVASSQRSLFHQRSQPVSPANQESFWNESRQRSPQIQIQTPLSSQPSSARQPITLANILQRRH, from the exons ATGGGTGAACGGATAGGATGTAACATTTGCTTCCGGAAGCCTGGCAAGGAAAACTCTCGATTTGTCATAACAAACTGTGGTCATGTCATGTGTGAACGCTGCCTGCGGAAAG GAAGAAATGAAGTGTGTGGAGTGTGCAAGAATCCCTGCCGCACAATAATCCTATCTAATGAG ACAGATCCTGAAATAAAAATGCTGTTTATGGATATAAGtgacctctgcaaaaaatttTCAAAGGAATTTACACAG GTTGTAGAATTTCAAGCAAGTCATAGGAAGCGATTACTAACATATTACAAAAGAAAG ATGGCAAAATTGGAAGAAACTATTAAGGATCTCACACAACAATTACAAAG TTGTAGTTTAAGACCTTCTCCAACTTACAGCCGACTTCCATCCTCCAATATAGTCAAGAATATGGACACAA CTCCGGTTCATTCAGAACGACAATATTCTCCTTCAGTATCACAACTACCCAGTAGCCAGAA GACTGAATTCATGGATTTCTCTCCAAGTGGACCCAAAAATAATAGT ATAACCGCACTTGGTCCAGGTAGACTGACTTTGATAAGTCCTCCTCTCAATGCTTTCATGG GTCCCTATAGAAGCAATACTACAGAGAGGTCTTCAAG ACCGAGTGTTGCATCTTCACAACGCAGTCTTTTCCACCAGCGTTCACAGCCGGTATCACCAGCAAACCAGGAAAGTTTCTGGAACGAGTCCAGGCAGAGATccccacagatacagatacaaacACCTTTGTCTTCCCAGCCATCCAGTGCCCGGCAGCCCATTACTCTTGCCAACATTTTGCAGCGTCGTCATTAA